The Desmonostoc muscorum LEGE 12446 genome includes a region encoding these proteins:
- a CDS encoding M10 family metallopeptidase → MSNFVGSTSGVPKTGSIYVDSLLWGSRWKIENDNRKLTYSFVDNQSWDDTFYNAEINAYTNAIKAWSNVANFQLEYSGYNDSQAELTFHSVDSSTLGSDSILGRALPPGESSDLFGQGDVLINWEFYEDDPDAELVVGSYYYNTFIHEIGHALGLAHPHDNGGTSSIFPGVEDSEDFGDFGLNQFVTTIMSYVDIQSPYSPGYSTNWGYAAGPMAFDIAAIQHIYGINKTYNTGNNVYLLPSSNGVGTYWTCIWDAGGTDTISGQGASNSVIIDLNNATLANNDPDAGGFISQVVGIKGGFTIANSQGGISVIENAIGSNFNDTLTGNEYKNYLSGEGGNDVIDGKAGNDSLVGGAGNDTLYGGAGNDTLNGGTGNNTLYGGTGNDRYILNSQSYISITEYLNEGTDTVESAYTFNLSPAYLENLVLTGTSAINGTGNSLNNTITGNGANNQLNGGSGNDTLYGGAGNDSLVGDGVTNQTKTFSNNTPVSIPDLSTIISNLAVSGFTTSIIDVNVTLNIKHNWASDLDVFLINPTGTRVELFTDVGGSNSSFTNTKLDDEAATSITVGTAPFTGSFKPEKVLSAFDNQNPNGTWKLEVTDDDSAITGTLNSWSLQFTIQTVDVGNDFLDGGTGNDTLTGAAGNDTLIGGSGNDTLNGGSGNDILVGSAGTDTLTGGSGSDRFTFNSRTEGIDRITDFSVVDDTIFVSAAGFAGGLVAGAAIAANQFFIGSAANTTSQRFLYDKGNGFVFFDQDGIGAIGKIQIATLNTGLSLTNADIFVAA, encoded by the coding sequence ATGTCTAATTTTGTTGGTTCTACTAGCGGTGTTCCTAAAACTGGTTCAATTTATGTAGACAGTTTACTATGGGGTAGCCGTTGGAAAATTGAAAATGATAATAGAAAACTTACTTACTCTTTTGTTGATAATCAGTCTTGGGATGACACTTTCTATAATGCTGAAATAAATGCTTATACTAATGCAATAAAAGCCTGGTCAAATGTAGCTAACTTCCAGCTAGAGTATTCTGGTTATAATGATTCTCAAGCTGAATTAACTTTTCATAGTGTTGATTCTTCTACTCTTGGCAGTGATAGTATACTAGGTCGAGCGCTGCCACCAGGAGAATCCTCTGACCTTTTTGGGCAAGGAGATGTTCTAATTAACTGGGAATTTTATGAAGACGATCCTGATGCAGAACTCGTGGTTGGTAGCTACTATTACAACACTTTTATCCACGAAATTGGTCATGCTTTGGGATTAGCTCATCCCCACGATAATGGAGGAACTTCTTCTATTTTTCCTGGCGTTGAAGACTCTGAAGATTTTGGCGATTTTGGTCTCAATCAATTTGTGACAACAATAATGTCTTACGTTGATATTCAAAGTCCCTATTCCCCTGGCTATAGTACAAATTGGGGTTATGCTGCGGGGCCAATGGCATTTGATATTGCAGCCATCCAACATATTTACGGTATCAATAAGACATACAACACAGGTAATAATGTTTATTTGCTTCCATCTTCTAATGGTGTGGGAACGTATTGGACTTGTATTTGGGATGCAGGCGGAACAGATACAATATCTGGTCAAGGGGCAAGTAATTCGGTAATTATTGACTTGAACAATGCGACTCTGGCCAATAACGATCCTGATGCTGGTGGCTTTATTAGTCAAGTTGTTGGTATTAAAGGAGGATTTACCATCGCTAATTCCCAAGGCGGTATATCTGTTATCGAAAATGCCATAGGAAGCAACTTTAATGACACTTTAACAGGGAATGAATACAAAAATTATCTCTCTGGGGAAGGCGGAAACGATGTCATCGATGGAAAAGCTGGAAATGACAGTCTTGTAGGTGGCGCGGGGAATGACACGCTCTATGGCGGCGCTGGTAATGATACCCTCAATGGCGGTACTGGCAATAATACTCTGTATGGCGGCACTGGCAACGATCGCTATATACTCAATAGTCAAAGTTACATAAGTATCACGGAATACCTTAATGAAGGTACAGACACAGTTGAGTCTGCCTACACCTTTAACTTAAGCCCAGCTTATTTAGAAAACCTCGTTCTCACAGGCACATCTGCAATCAACGGCACTGGTAACAGTCTCAACAACACAATTACAGGTAACGGTGCTAACAATCAACTCAATGGCGGTAGTGGGAATGACACGCTATATGGTGGTGCTGGCAATGATAGTCTAGTTGGTGATGGGGTTACCAACCAAACCAAAACCTTTAGCAATAACACTCCTGTTAGTATCCCTGACTTGTCTACAATTATATCTAATTTAGCCGTTAGTGGTTTTACTACGTCAATTATTGATGTCAACGTCACTTTAAATATTAAGCACAACTGGGCTTCTGACTTAGATGTATTCCTGATTAATCCAACAGGCACTCGTGTTGAATTGTTTACTGACGTGGGGGGTAGTAACAGTAGTTTTACTAACACGAAATTGGATGATGAAGCAGCAACATCAATTACAGTTGGGACTGCTCCTTTTACCGGAAGTTTCAAACCAGAAAAAGTGCTATCTGCTTTTGACAATCAAAACCCAAATGGGACATGGAAGCTAGAAGTCACGGATGATGATAGTGCAATTACTGGTACGCTCAATAGTTGGTCGCTGCAATTTACAATTCAAACAGTTGACGTTGGCAACGATTTTCTAGACGGGGGTACAGGGAATGATACCCTAACTGGCGCTGCTGGGAACGATACACTAATTGGTGGTAGTGGTAATGACACCCTGAATGGTGGTAGTGGTAATGACATTTTGGTTGGTAGTGCTGGCACTGATACACTAACTGGTGGTAGTGGGAGCGATCGCTTTACATTCAACTCCCGCACTGAAGGCATCGACCGGATTACTGATTTTAGCGTAGTTGATGATACGATTTTTGTCTCTGCGGCTGGTTTTGCTGGAGGCTTAGTTGCTGGTGCGGCGATCGCTGCTAATCAATTTTTCATCGGTTCCGCAGCAAATACAACTAGTCAAAGATTTCTTTACGATAAAGGTAACGGTTTTGTGTTCTTTGACCAAGATGGGATAGGGGCGATCGGTAAAATCCAAATTGCTACACTCAACACCGGATTATCCCTAACTAACGCAGATATTTTCGTTGCTGCTTAG
- a CDS encoding two-partner secretion domain-containing protein, which produces MTNQYYSKLCLPFGLILSFALTTNITALAQVTADETLGTQVINNGSRSLIEGGTTVDNINLFHSFSSFSIPNGGGGIFLNDSNITNIFARVTGGTASNIQGVIRAQGAANLFLINPNGIIFGENARLNIGGSFVATTANAIQFAGGAEFSLTSPVASDNTLLSINPTAFLFNQIANQGTNSIENRSFLQVSNNKSLILLGGRVSPTPESTGQILMDGGLTVAQDGRVEIGGLTAPGTVGLNIDGDNFSLSFPDDIAKTDISFENESIVAAFDAIGGDIAVNANNLKLLTSSNIFTGITNQGSSQIPGGDISINADGIISLENGSIIGNVGVERGETGNINITAKSLEIISSGIFTSAINGNTGMIDIKVEETMALSGENSIINNEGIGGMNIQAQNILLKDTSSLASRIGDVNIQADESIILSDRARINTDNLELEKVGNLSISTNRLSLMDDSNISAANLFGGNAGDINIKVRELNAQNNSYIYAFSADSPTIGNGGNITIDAEQVFWNSSQEINTASDSGDAGNITFNINFLQLTDGAINAATFGKGNGGNIIVNSRDGVVIDNADISSEIREGGAGNAGNITIQTPRLILTNGSQIIAGISGSTDNLPGGQGKGGNILINAADAVIISGSDANGLPSLLSTQSPRGSIGQAGDITVNTNYFRLENGGSITADTANFSSGGNITINSRVFEAFTEGQVLTTTNSAGNAGNITINATDEITIFGLVSGIFTTTTTNSTGNGGTISLKTNNFNLANSARVFARSEGEGIAGDINIIAKDNYSANNSLVSATAAKSSGGDINITARNLSLRNNSDIRTDLSIGQATGGNIALNANTITALEDSDILAFAPEGQGGNITFNTRVLLTSPLYRPTETVTDANSFESLYNNNRTDINATGAISGNIIGVPDITFIQNSITQLQSNAIDTNALIANSCIARNPKQEGTFLIIGTGGLPTRPGDASASTYPTGDVQRVTNDGKTRQWKKGDSIVEPQGVYRLANGQLVMSRECS; this is translated from the coding sequence ATGACTAATCAATATTATTCAAAATTGTGCTTGCCTTTTGGGCTAATCCTGAGCTTTGCTTTAACAACAAATATCACCGCCTTAGCTCAAGTAACAGCTGACGAAACGTTGGGAACACAAGTTATAAATAATGGCTCTCGTTCTTTGATTGAAGGTGGAACAACTGTTGATAACATAAATCTGTTCCACAGTTTTAGCAGTTTTAGTATTCCTAATGGAGGGGGAGGAATTTTTCTCAACGATTCTAACATTACTAATATATTTGCACGCGTAACTGGTGGAACAGCATCTAATATTCAAGGAGTGATTCGCGCTCAAGGTGCTGCTAATTTATTTTTGATAAATCCTAATGGAATTATATTTGGAGAAAACGCGCGATTAAATATTGGCGGTTCCTTTGTAGCTACCACAGCTAATGCAATTCAATTTGCTGGCGGGGCAGAATTCTCTTTAACTTCACCAGTTGCGTCAGACAATACTTTACTTAGTATTAATCCTACAGCATTTTTGTTTAATCAAATTGCTAATCAAGGTACAAACTCAATTGAAAATCGCAGTTTTTTACAGGTTAGTAATAATAAAAGTTTAATACTACTTGGTGGTCGTGTGTCACCCACACCTGAATCTACAGGGCAAATTCTCATGGATGGAGGGCTGACTGTAGCACAAGATGGTAGAGTCGAGATTGGTGGATTAACTGCCCCTGGAACAGTAGGACTAAATATTGATGGCGATAATTTCAGCCTGAGTTTTCCTGATGATATAGCAAAAACAGATATCTCATTTGAAAATGAATCTATTGTTGCTGCTTTTGATGCCATTGGTGGTGATATTGCAGTGAATGCTAATAATCTGAAATTACTAACTTCTAGTAATATTTTTACAGGTATAACCAACCAAGGTTCATCTCAAATTCCAGGAGGAGATATTTCAATTAATGCTGATGGGATTATTAGTTTAGAAAACGGAAGTATTATTGGTAATGTAGGAGTAGAAAGAGGCGAGACAGGAAATATCAACATTACTGCCAAATCATTAGAAATTATAAGTAGCGGAATTTTTACATCTGCTATCAACGGTAATACAGGTATGATTGATATCAAAGTCGAGGAGACAATGGCTTTGTCTGGTGAGAATAGCATAATCAACAATGAAGGTATTGGTGGTATGAATATTCAGGCACAAAATATTTTACTGAAAGATACTAGCTCTTTAGCAAGCAGAATCGGAGATGTGAATATTCAAGCTGATGAATCAATTATTTTGAGCGATCGAGCTAGGATTAATACAGATAATTTAGAATTAGAAAAGGTAGGTAATTTATCAATCTCTACTAATCGTTTGAGTTTGATGGATGACTCTAATATATCAGCAGCTAATTTATTTGGTGGTAATGCTGGAGATATTAATATTAAAGTTAGAGAATTGAATGCACAAAACAATTCTTATATTTATGCTTTTAGTGCTGATTCACCTACAATAGGTAATGGAGGTAATATTACTATTGATGCAGAACAAGTGTTCTGGAATAGTAGTCAAGAAATAAATACTGCAAGCGATAGTGGTGACGCAGGTAATATAACTTTTAATATTAACTTTTTACAATTAACAGACGGAGCTATCAATGCTGCAACTTTTGGGAAAGGTAATGGAGGCAATATTATTGTTAACAGCAGAGATGGTGTAGTTATTGATAATGCTGATATCTCTAGTGAGATCAGAGAAGGTGGGGCGGGGAATGCTGGCAATATTACAATTCAGACTCCAAGACTAATTTTAACTAATGGTAGTCAAATTATTGCAGGTATTAGTGGCTCAACAGATAATCTCCCTGGAGGACAAGGTAAGGGTGGAAATATTCTCATCAATGCTGCGGATGCTGTAATTATTTCAGGAAGTGATGCAAATGGACTCCCTAGCTTATTATCTACTCAAAGCCCTAGAGGAAGTATAGGTCAAGCAGGAGACATTACAGTTAATACAAATTATTTTCGCTTAGAAAACGGCGGCAGCATAACAGCAGATACTGCAAATTTTAGTAGTGGAGGTAATATCACCATTAATTCTCGTGTATTTGAAGCATTTACTGAAGGGCAAGTTCTTACAACAACTAACAGTGCTGGCAATGCTGGTAATATCACTATCAATGCTACAGATGAAATCACTATCTTTGGCTTAGTTAGTGGGATATTTACAACTACTACAACAAACTCTACTGGTAACGGCGGAACGATATCTCTAAAGACAAATAACTTTAATCTAGCTAATAGTGCTAGAGTTTTTGCACGCAGTGAGGGAGAAGGTATTGCAGGCGATATTAATATTATTGCTAAAGATAACTACAGTGCGAATAATAGTTTAGTCAGCGCCACTGCTGCAAAATCAAGCGGTGGCGATATCAATATTACTGCAAGAAATCTTAGCCTACGCAACAATAGTGATATTCGCACTGACTTATCTATAGGGCAAGCGACTGGAGGTAATATCGCCCTCAATGCTAACACTATTACTGCTTTAGAAGATAGCGATATTCTCGCTTTTGCACCCGAAGGTCAAGGTGGTAATATTACTTTTAACACTCGTGTTTTATTAACTTCACCGCTATATCGTCCAACCGAAACAGTAACCGACGCAAATAGTTTTGAGTCACTATATAATAATAATCGCACCGATATCAACGCTACTGGTGCAATTTCTGGTAATATTATCGGTGTGCCTGATATCACTTTTATTCAAAATAGTATCACACAATTACAATCTAATGCCATTGATACTAATGCGCTAATTGCTAATAGTTGCATTGCCCGCAATCCAAAGCAAGAAGGTACTTTTTTAATCATAGGTACTGGTGGTTTACCTACTCGTCCTGGGGATGCTTCAGCTTCAACTTATCCTACAGGTGATGTGCAACGTGTGACTAATGATGGTAAAACACGTCAGTGGAAAAAAGGCGACTCGATTGTTGAACCCCAAGGCGTGTATCGACTAGCAAACGGACAATTGGTGATGAGTCGAGAGTGTAGTTAA
- a CDS encoding CHAT domain-containing protein, with protein MAKNFSKSTTHYWLTVIFLVSFTLCVWLNNVQLTTPQLSIGKLVQAQALDAEQLVNKGVESYKREDFRAAIQSWEAALEVYKQNKNYNNAAIVNENLARTYQQLGENEQALNYWEKVNTYYGSQKDWQKVGRIFTEIAQAYSSLGQTRKAISFLCSVSDEKNIENLACQQGSALQIAAEQQDKEGEIAALGSLGEAYRLRGNYDVAIQYLEAANKINNETYNFAILNSLGNAHKSRAQLWDLRAKSAQQQNPSKATEFQEKAKNDHQQALEYFQSSLKEARQQNNKSSEMRSLLNLIQLFYHSRTINLIDKAQVDINIQEALELFDKLPDSVNKIYAAIDLANLPAFDDELTSPLTQCLTNPRLPDAQAKQLFNKSIKISQRLQDSRSESYALGALGHFYECREKKYQPAWELTNQAIWLADQKLKAKDSLYLWEWQAGRILEADNKNIEALPFYQRAYNTLEQLRSDILIADRDFQFDFRDIIEPVYRQLAQLQLELASSNNNNNKQLTNPALTAALTTINSLRLAEIQNYFGNDCILTAINNPKVTEVVETNTAFISSIVLKDKTGLILILPNQEKHLQWIDQNQETLRKEIENFYTGLIRGKRDINYNTKNAENLYELIIRPFEKYLNDNKIKTLVFIQDSFLRNVPMAALYDKKDQKYLIEKYAIATTPSLQLTSTEKINIQSSRALVLAVSQEAKIDNRLFNALVNVPSEAQAVQQQFANSKKLENQDFTISNLEKEIQNAAYSIIHVATHAQFGTIPEDTFLVTGNNDKLTINQLETLLRETSNGSNFVELLALTACQTAVGDDRSTLGLAGVALQAGVKSAMASLWSVADESTANLVTEFYSKLRESGISKAQALQLAQLKLINAKETQRDIQHNHPYYWAPFIIIGNWL; from the coding sequence GTGGCTAAAAATTTTTCTAAATCAACTACTCATTATTGGTTAACAGTTATATTTCTTGTCAGCTTCACCCTTTGTGTATGGTTGAATAACGTGCAATTGACAACTCCACAACTGAGTATTGGAAAGTTAGTCCAAGCTCAAGCTCTTGATGCCGAACAATTGGTTAACAAAGGTGTTGAAAGCTATAAAAGGGAAGACTTTCGTGCTGCAATTCAATCTTGGGAAGCAGCTTTAGAGGTATACAAACAAAATAAAAACTATAATAATGCGGCAATTGTTAATGAAAATTTAGCAAGGACTTATCAACAGTTGGGTGAAAATGAGCAAGCACTGAATTATTGGGAAAAAGTTAATACTTACTATGGCTCCCAAAAAGACTGGCAAAAAGTAGGGCGAATTTTCACAGAGATAGCGCAAGCTTACAGTAGTTTAGGGCAAACAAGGAAAGCAATTAGTTTTTTATGCAGTGTTTCTGATGAAAAAAATATCGAAAACCTAGCATGTCAGCAAGGAAGTGCATTACAAATAGCTGCCGAACAACAGGATAAAGAAGGAGAAATTGCAGCGTTAGGAAGTCTTGGGGAAGCTTATCGACTTCGGGGTAATTATGATGTAGCAATTCAATACCTGGAAGCTGCCAACAAAATTAATAATGAAACATATAATTTTGCAATATTAAATAGCTTAGGCAATGCTCACAAGAGTCGCGCACAACTTTGGGATCTACGTGCTAAATCTGCTCAACAGCAGAATCCTTCTAAAGCAACTGAATTCCAAGAAAAGGCAAAGAACGATCATCAACAAGCACTAGAATATTTTCAATCAAGTCTCAAAGAAGCTCGCCAACAAAATAATAAATCTAGTGAAATGCGAAGTCTGCTGAATCTGATTCAGCTTTTTTACCACTCCAGAACAATAAATTTGATTGATAAAGCTCAGGTTGATATAAATATCCAAGAAGCTTTAGAATTGTTCGATAAATTACCTGATTCTGTTAATAAAATATATGCAGCGATCGATTTAGCAAATTTACCTGCTTTTGATGATGAATTAACTTCACCGTTAACTCAATGTTTGACAAATCCAAGACTACCAGACGCACAAGCAAAGCAATTATTTAACAAGTCTATAAAAATTTCTCAAAGATTGCAAGACTCGCGTTCTGAATCTTACGCTTTAGGAGCGCTTGGTCATTTCTATGAGTGTCGAGAAAAAAAATATCAACCAGCTTGGGAATTAACTAATCAGGCAATTTGGCTAGCAGATCAAAAATTAAAAGCTAAAGATAGCTTGTATTTATGGGAATGGCAAGCGGGAAGAATTTTAGAAGCAGATAATAAAAATATTGAAGCACTTCCCTTTTATCAACGAGCATACAATACTCTAGAGCAATTACGCAGTGACATTCTCATTGCAGACCGTGATTTTCAATTTGATTTTCGGGACATCATCGAGCCTGTTTACCGTCAACTAGCACAACTTCAATTAGAGTTAGCCTCATCAAATAATAATAATAATAAACAACTTACTAATCCAGCTTTAACTGCTGCATTAACTACAATAAATTCACTGAGATTAGCAGAAATTCAAAATTATTTTGGCAATGATTGTATTTTAACAGCAATTAATAATCCAAAAGTTACTGAAGTTGTAGAAACAAATACCGCATTTATTAGTTCAATTGTTTTGAAAGATAAGACCGGACTGATATTGATTTTACCTAACCAAGAAAAACATTTGCAATGGATAGATCAAAACCAAGAAACTCTCAGAAAAGAAATTGAAAACTTTTACACTGGATTAATTCGGGGGAAACGAGATATTAATTATAATACAAAAAATGCAGAAAATCTCTATGAATTAATCATTCGCCCATTTGAAAAATATTTAAATGATAATAAAATTAAAACTTTAGTATTTATTCAAGATAGCTTTTTACGTAATGTACCAATGGCTGCACTCTATGATAAAAAAGACCAGAAATATTTAATTGAAAAATATGCGATCGCTACTACTCCCAGCTTGCAATTGACCTCAACAGAAAAAATCAATATCCAATCAAGTCGAGCTTTAGTTTTGGCTGTCAGTCAAGAAGCAAAAATCGACAATCGCTTATTTAATGCATTGGTGAATGTTCCTTCAGAAGCTCAAGCAGTTCAGCAACAATTTGCTAATAGCAAAAAGCTAGAAAATCAAGATTTTACTATTAGTAATTTAGAAAAAGAAATTCAAAACGCAGCCTATTCAATTATTCACGTTGCAACTCACGCGCAATTTGGCACTATTCCAGAAGATACATTCTTAGTCACAGGAAATAATGACAAACTGACAATTAATCAACTGGAAACCTTGCTACGTGAAACTAGTAATGGTTCTAACTTTGTTGAATTATTAGCACTAACGGCTTGTCAAACAGCAGTTGGCGATGATAGGTCAACCTTGGGGTTAGCGGGTGTGGCTTTACAAGCGGGTGTCAAAAGTGCAATGGCTTCGTTGTGGTCTGTAGCGGACGAGTCTACAGCTAATTTGGTGACAGAGTTTTATAGTAAGTTACGTGAATCAGGAATAAGTAAAGCACAAGCTTTACAACTTGCTCAATTGAAACTAATTAATGCTAAGGAAACCCAGAGAGACATCCAACATAATCACCCTTATTACTGGGCACCATTTATTATTATTGGCAATTGGCTATAA
- a CDS encoding DUF928 domain-containing protein → MSQLFNQAINLKLASGCVLGLFLFLTPVVTANAPRGDRQPASDYTTSGGGRGCSTSVNEIPLTLLAPKTYIGYTASTRPTFVGYLSSSHEIEFQIFEFVSNNTVKAFSDPIKQEISPGIFQVSLPESYPKLTVGKKYFWQVAISCSGDDLVERAEFMVVEMPSTVENKLLTTTNALQKSNTYAAANLWYEALAEALNSATPGKLGQVGSNLVQEFAKYESARVTENEELVKKRIQHLQTIADQER, encoded by the coding sequence ATGTCACAATTATTTAACCAAGCTATCAATTTGAAATTAGCAAGTGGTTGTGTTCTGGGTTTATTCTTGTTTTTAACACCAGTAGTAACTGCTAATGCACCACGAGGCGATCGCCAACCTGCAAGTGATTACACTACAAGCGGAGGTGGTAGAGGATGTTCCACTTCAGTTAATGAAATTCCTTTGACATTACTTGCGCCTAAAACATATATTGGCTACACAGCTTCTACACGTCCTACTTTTGTAGGTTATCTATCTAGTTCTCATGAAATAGAATTTCAAATTTTTGAGTTTGTTTCCAACAATACAGTCAAGGCATTCAGCGATCCGATTAAACAAGAAATATCACCAGGTATTTTCCAAGTATCTCTCCCTGAAAGTTATCCAAAATTAACTGTAGGTAAAAAATATTTTTGGCAAGTAGCAATTAGTTGTTCAGGGGATGATTTAGTAGAAAGAGCAGAATTTATGGTTGTAGAAATGCCATCTACAGTTGAAAATAAATTATTGACTACAACGAATGCTTTACAAAAATCTAATACCTATGCCGCAGCAAATCTTTGGTACGAAGCCTTAGCTGAAGCTTTAAACTCAGCCACTCCTGGAAAGTTGGGACAGGTAGGTTCAAATCTTGTACAAGAATTTGCCAAATATGAATCAGCCAGAGTCACAGAGAATGAAGAACTAGTCAAAAAACGAATCCAACATTTACAAACAATTGCAGATCAAGAAAGGTGA
- a CDS encoding sensor histidine kinase produces MVWVNWRKIHNEIKILLLASLPGTTFLTIVVIARFYGFLQDFELMALDTFLRLRPGEATDDKVVIVGINEEDIRSVGKYPIPDREIAALINEIEKHKPIAIGLDIVRDIPVEPGNKELVEVFQNYKNLIGIEKLLPPDPISPPPQLPPNQIGFSDTVVDKDSKYRRYLLSTPSAKNPQNPEEDKDSFGLKLAQAYLSHEGINIEREIIEYKIRFQTTELPRFLANTGGYINANDSGFKILVNFRAGSKPFNFLSLNDIKNENFNPRLLQGKIVIIGIAATSVKDFVNTSAIVNEEKSGQIYGIEFHAHACSQIINAVINGRPLLQAWSDEWEYIWIIIWGCYPIIIFWLTQSLWKNLLAVVIIALALFSLGLLLISFGWWIPIAPSLLTLTINGLGLSGFAFALYKHNQLFQIQMNERQNTIERAFTVIHNGPLQTLANVLRQMQTQDLPYQELKSQLEKLNYEIREIGEYLKLEALSQDESLRLGSGLKLDLKRPIHELFYAVYTSTLERHDLEYLKNVKLKIRTFEPVDDKYLSVNNKQELCLFLEEALCNVGKHAKGVKRIEAIGKKNEDLYILKIQDNGPGVVSYVENKGTKQLRNIAKNLGGDFKRESIFPTGTMCEISWKLRK; encoded by the coding sequence ATGGTGTGGGTTAATTGGAGAAAAATTCACAATGAAATAAAAATTTTGTTGCTGGCGTCACTTCCAGGAACAACATTTCTAACTATTGTAGTCATTGCACGTTTTTATGGATTCTTGCAAGATTTTGAGTTGATGGCATTGGACACATTTTTACGTTTGCGTCCTGGAGAAGCAACCGATGATAAAGTTGTAATTGTTGGTATTAATGAAGAAGATATCCGCAGTGTAGGTAAGTATCCAATTCCAGATCGAGAAATTGCAGCGCTGATTAATGAAATAGAAAAACATAAACCGATTGCAATTGGTCTGGACATAGTTAGAGATATACCTGTTGAACCTGGTAATAAAGAATTAGTAGAGGTATTTCAAAACTATAAAAATCTTATTGGTATTGAAAAATTATTACCCCCCGATCCAATTTCACCACCGCCACAACTACCGCCAAATCAAATAGGTTTTTCTGACACAGTAGTAGATAAAGATAGTAAATATCGCCGCTACCTGCTTTCCACACCATCAGCTAAAAACCCTCAAAATCCCGAAGAAGATAAAGATTCCTTTGGACTAAAGTTAGCACAAGCTTATTTATCTCATGAAGGTATTAATATTGAACGTGAAATAATTGAATATAAAATCAGATTTCAAACTACAGAACTACCTCGTTTTTTAGCGAACACTGGAGGATATATTAATGCGAATGATAGTGGATTCAAGATATTAGTTAATTTTCGTGCTGGTAGCAAACCCTTTAATTTTTTATCGCTCAATGACATTAAAAATGAAAATTTCAATCCCCGTTTGCTACAAGGGAAGATAGTCATAATTGGGATTGCTGCCACCAGTGTTAAAGATTTTGTCAATACTTCTGCAATTGTTAATGAAGAAAAGTCTGGACAAATTTATGGAATAGAATTTCATGCTCATGCTTGTTCTCAGATAATTAATGCAGTGATTAACGGACGACCACTGTTACAAGCTTGGTCGGACGAATGGGAATATATTTGGATAATAATTTGGGGCTGTTATCCAATAATTATTTTTTGGCTAACACAATCTTTATGGAAAAATTTACTGGCGGTTGTAATCATAGCTTTAGCCTTATTTAGTTTGGGTTTATTACTGATTTCCTTCGGCTGGTGGATTCCCATAGCACCAAGTTTATTAACCTTAACCATAAATGGTTTGGGGTTGAGTGGATTCGCATTTGCTTTATATAAACATAACCAACTATTTCAAATTCAAATGAACGAACGTCAAAATACAATTGAACGTGCATTTACTGTAATTCATAATGGACCGCTACAAACTTTAGCAAATGTATTGAGACAGATGCAGACTCAAGATTTGCCATATCAAGAATTAAAATCACAGTTAGAAAAACTCAACTATGAAATTCGAGAAATTGGCGAATATCTAAAGCTTGAGGCTTTATCTCAAGATGAAAGTCTGCGTTTGGGTAGCGGTTTAAAACTTGATTTAAAACGCCCGATACATGAGCTTTTTTATGCAGTGTACACTAGCACACTTGAACGACATGACTTGGAATACTTGAAAAATGTTAAGTTAAAAATTCGTACATTTGAACCAGTAGATGATAAGTACTTGAGCGTTAATAACAAACAAGAACTTTGTTTATTTCTGGAAGAAGCTTTATGCAATGTGGGTAAACATGCTAAAGGTGTCAAACGCATCGAAGCTATTGGTAAAAAAAATGAAGATTTGTATATTTTGAAAATTCAGGATAATGGACCGGGAGTTGTTTCATACGTTGAAAACAAAGGAACAAAACAACTGAGAAATATTGCCAAAAATTTGGGAGGTGATTTTAAACGTGAAAGTATTTTTCCCACAGGAACGATGTGTGAAATAAGTTGGAAATTAAGAAAATAG